Proteins encoded by one window of Cannabis sativa cultivar Pink pepper isolate KNU-18-1 chromosome 4, ASM2916894v1, whole genome shotgun sequence:
- the LOC133036519 gene encoding uncharacterized protein LOC133036519, whose protein sequence is MATTRSGSKSPSPAKKVSKKSKKAPTVTSKVEPKMGLKKIAKNLVADVPETSASKKRALPVKVDAPKTKRAKISKSARDVSSDSDFEDEVHGEDQKPKVESKVI, encoded by the exons ATGGCAACCACTAGAAGTGGTTCGAAATCACCATCTCCGGCGAAGAAAGTTTCTAAAAAATCGAAGAAGGCTCCAACTGTTACTTCCAAAGTCGAACCTAAAATggggttaaaaaaaattgctaaaaattTAGTGGCTGATGTTCCAGAGACATCGGCCTCTAAGAAAAGAGCCCTTCCTGTTAAAGTAGATGCTCCTAAGACTAAGAGAGCAAAAATTTCCAAGTCTGCACGCGAT GTTTCCTCAGATTCTGATTTTGAGGATGAAGTGCATGGTGAGGACCAAAAGCCCAAAGTTGAATCAAAGGTAATTTAA